A portion of the Papilio machaon chromosome Z, ilPapMach1.1, whole genome shotgun sequence genome contains these proteins:
- the LOC106720015 gene encoding uncharacterized protein LOC106720015, which translates to MDKGFKPIWACRTSASDEASELEYYLQKQLEDDVARIFDESIYSDLELSCGKQKLLTHTCLLKARTNTFYNTLQTILHVNVNQRIFDEIYSFVSDVYTECNIKHQEAEILQYLKDNLLFEKKDAYYLSKDDLPDENEIFSTPKCLSPFAEQELKGNPLSPNTELTKEYYALVPIDRHTFDQEIGEQDALSNAFQSMINAQAKETIQQQLSPRNKPTSLALTSSHTTKSIQHSNSCDTFDCNRFEDVYYQNENVVKQALGETFSQKKCSIIPTHELVDNLNNHLKTLSNGESVVEKTIEPSYTPDSLITDEPSSSSDYLSATYTCPQGIYSSICQPLNNIGDSFTKMDSTFTPSDSGVENGLLESQSSHRDITLTDLSLTESAIHDSSSDDLKQIFSCANPTDDNHVSKYKYATAQSDKASLSSTSTETSSGLVYRQSEERPKLRAMDLQSSKEEKQRQNEEIVNLESSSVSSETGSWESIFPPKLGEKAICEQFISQERQLSNNQNTVTKTNITDFMENNSQSLVQKMQVQSASCFIDAASLRDEDETIGIDDNLKYYNNYKKQDIEKSDSLLPVVNETPSSSQIEAGKNDRNDETNDHTEQQPNAESNSFVQWISLEENHKDTSDASHDFGKTSDTPHNSINVSHPLQEKKSTKNEKINNDGNNCSSTENIPAAQEKSSHTFYIDFSSLPDSHPTEDNKTIETQSEKKNMFSMFIDLGETSKLKKIPARLSSLFPARKNTKEKSLIEQTSTASFESCEMLCKDTSLTISEIVAIHNQMESEKQTIIVQQSECSAETKAKPDEVISENVNKEVKNIQNHSDLFVKLSDLDKPPMKTDFTRILQRKSEGLDVRMTRSIPENNWRVSHTSTFRSTEIISSFHSENTLSLNRLFPHLKDQLISRSMPGSQGPLNYSNTAVACSDWQDELASYTTNEQTTVALTTVSVTETTTAISGEELGKLYELMASCQSPLGQDLLRMFIEEIAPDVTVECSGRRIKAHKCILISRCQYFAGILSGSRIEAAGNVIVMPPFSQEVFLFVLCYIYSGISVIPSTINIVELVTLSDMLRLEGLKEAIMLNLKTKYCHHFHSPCEVCIAGVLESFHLSSMYSLDDLYHKCLKWITKYFPVVWPTKAFSSMNEYLVEKCVRALLEHISIETFLDTVFGLGVTMSALQCRKWTKNLERHCYRVMETAIRYAAKNLEILMKELAPSPADAHSSAKRSLEKCMKSAIERAPGEELCRTYVLLGELIEEQGDSGALYEQRSEPRSILYVYGHYWQQCCEIALAYASPRLTRTQAYKNLPYEIKRKLRLLSPQDALSPIGPVRNRDIYSNPRSGRPQLALPQPTTAVSKVSPNKTMEIKKSPTTSTSAVRTTKAQEQRTKFNMLKKKLTEERDINNRGAVPRNNLSPKRRSKSMEAKNGKTDKKDPSQGTSAQMNSSGNSSPNDSAKEKWSSRSNVAGTSRPKTADPTSDAANENMYATYTKSSRTKKEPGERTLPQTKLPTYKYSSISNRYHDATENMPGTSNRLDNVKALPAASSTNTTSVQKHDEPAKKLSALSKPRPNNQLIKEKSGSLNIHLSETRIFCTSPLRGSSAPLHKEIAGPSSRPLSFTVPPKCDHQMNRSEKAVALYNRPPVTKTPTVHKVSGSLTKPTKSSRAKAVTKVISDGNGTSKVSKQPVKANNRQAAPRTERPLKNRSRTWSKDEPKDDVDDQHAFQDDH; encoded by the exons ATGGATAAAGGGTTTAAGCCCATCTGGGCGTGCAGGACGTCCGCTTCTGATGAAGCATCTGAATTGGAGTACTATCTGCAGAAGCAACTTGAAGATGATGTTGCGAG AATATTTGATGAATCAATTTATTCAGACCTTGAACTAAGTTGTGGCAAACAGAAATTACTCACACATACATGTTTACTAAAAGCGCGtactaatacattttataacacacTGCAAACAATTTTGCATGTCAATGTTAACCAACGTAtctttgatgaaatttattcaTTCGTAAG CGACGTTTATACTGAATGCAATATAAAACACCAAGAAGCTGAAATACTACAATACTTAAAAGATAATCTACTATTTGAGAAAAAAGATGCTTATTATTTAAGCAAGGACGATTTACcagatgaaaatgaaatattctCGACACCAAAATGTCTTAGTCCTTTTGCTGAACAAGAATTAAAGggaaatccgttgagcccaAACACCGAGTTGACGAAAGAGTATTATGCATTAGTGCCAATAGACAGACACACATTTGATCAAGAAATTGGTGAACAAGATGCTTTATCAAATGCGTTTCAATCTATGATCAACGCCCAGGCTAAGGAAACTATTCAGCAGCAGCTTTCGCCACGTAATAAGCCTACATCATTGGCTCTTACATCTAGCCATACAACTAAATCTATTCAACATTCCAACAGTTGTGATACTTTTGACTGCAATCGCTTTGAAGATGTTTACTACCAAAACGAAAATGTAGTTAAACAGGCACTTGGTGAAACATTttctcaaaaaaaatgtagtattaTACCCACCCACGAATTGGtcgataatttaaacaatcatTTGAAAACACTGAGCAATGGTGAATCAGTGGttgaaaaaacaatagaacCATCTTACACACCAGACAGTTTGATAACAGACGAACCTAGTTCATCATCAGATTATTTATCTGCAACTTACACTTGTCCACAAGGAATATATTCTTCGATTTGCCAACCTCTTAATAATATCGGAGattcttttacaaaaatggATAGCACATTTACACCATCTGATTCAGGTGTAGAGAATGGACTATTAGAAAGCCAAAGTAGTCATCGTGATATCACATTGACTGATTTATCGTTAACGGAAAGTGCCATACATGACTCTTCGTCTGATGACTTAAAGCAGATATTCAGTTGTGCAAATCCTACCGATGACAACcatgtatcaaaatataaatatgctaCTGCGCAATCAGACAAAGCATCTTTAAGTAGTACATCTACTGAAACTAGTAGTGGACTAGTATATCGACAGAGTGAGGAGAGACCGAAGTTACGGGCAATGGATCTTCAATCATCGAAAGAagaaaaacagagacaaaatGAGGAGATAGTTAATTTAGAATCATCCTCTGTATCATCTGAAACTGGATCTTGGGAATCGATATTTCCTCCAAAGCTAGGTGAAAAGGCGATATGCGAGCAGTTTATATCTCAAGAAAGACAATTATCTAACAATCAGAATACTgtgacaaaaacaaatatcactGATTTTATGGAAAATAATTCTCAAAGCTTAGTACAAAAAATGCAAGTTCAATCTGCTTCCTGTTTCATAGATGCTGCTAGCTTAAGGGATGAAGATGAGACTATAGGAATTGATGATAAtctgaaatattataacaattacaaaaaGCAAGACATTGAGAAATCTGATTCTCTTCTACCGGTTGTAAACGAAACACCAAGCAGCAGTCAAATTGAGGCTGGTAAAAATGATCGAAATGATGAAACCAATGATCATACTGAGCAACAACCCAACGCGGAATCAAATAGTTTTGTCCAATGGATATCACTTGAGGAAAACCACAAAGATACCTCTGATGCTTCCCATGATTTTGGAAAAACATCTGATACTCCACATAATTCAATAAATGTATCACATCCATTACAAGAGAAAAAGTCCACCaagaatgaaaaaataaataatgatggAAATAATTGTTCATCAACAGAAAATATACCAGCGGCTCAAGAAAAATCTAGTCACACATTTTACATTGATTTCTCCAGTTTGCCTGATTCACACCCTACAGAGGATAACAAAACTATTGAAACCCAGTcggagaaaaaaaacatgttttcaatgtttattGATTTGGGAGAGACATCAAAGTTGAAGAAAATACCTGCAAGACTTTCATCTCTATTTCCCGCAAGGAAAAATACGAAAGAAAAATCATTGATTGAACAAACTAGCACAGCATCTTTTGAGAGTTGCGAGATGTTGTGCAAGGATACCTCTTTAACAATTTCTGAAATTGTTGCTATTCATAACCAAATGGAAtctgaaaaacaaacaattattgtTCAACAATCTGAGTGCTCAGCAGAAACAAAAGCCAAACCTGATGAGGTGATTtcagaaaatgttaataaggaagtgaaaaatattcaaaatcatTCGGACCTTTTCGTGAAGCTCTCTGATTTAGATAAGCCTCCGATGAAAAccgattttacccgtattttacaaagaaaaagtgAAGGATTGGATGTAAGGATGACCAGATCGATACCTGAGAATAACTGGCGCGTTAGTCACACGTCAACCTTTAGATCAACAGAAATTATTAGCTCTTTCCACTCTGAAAATACATTGAGCTTGAACCGTTTATTCCCTCATTTGAAAGATCAATTGATTAGTAGAAGTATGCCTGGATCCCAAGGACCTCTGAACTATTCAAACACAGCAGTCGCTTGTAGTGATTGGCAGGATGAACTGGCATCATATACAACCAATGAACAGACAACTGTTGCTCTAACAACTG tttcAGTGACAGAAACAACTACAGCTATATCCGGGGAAGAATTGGGTAAATTGTATGAATTGATGGCCTCTTGTCAATCTCCGTTAGGACAAGATTTACTTAGGATGTTTATTGAGGAAATAGCACCTGATGTTACTGTTGAATGCAGTGGAAGGCGAATAAAGGCACATAAGTGCATCTTAATATCTAG atgtCAATATTTCGCTGGGATCTTGAGTGGCAGTCGGATTGAAGCCGCAGgcaatgttattgttatgcCACC GTTCTCTCAAGAAGTATTCCTATTCGTTCTTTGCTACATTTACTCCGGGATATCGGTGATACCAagtacaataaatattgttgaacTTGTAACACTAAGTGATATGCTACGCTTGGAAGGACTCAAAGAAGCAATAATGCTTAATCTGAAAACTAAATATTGTCATCACTTTCATAGT cCTTGCGAAGTTTGTATAGCTGGCGTTCTTGAAAGTTTCCATCTCTCATCGATGTATTCTTTGGATGATCTATATCATAAGTGTCTTAAATGGATCACAAAATATTTCCCTGTAGTGTGGCCTACAAAAGCATTTTCATCAATGAATGAATACTTGGTGGAGAAATGTGTCAGAGCTTTGTTAGAACACATCTCAATTGAAACTTTCCTGGATACAGTGTTTGGATTAGGTGTGACAa tgTCTGCACTGCAGTGCAGAAAATGGACGAAGAACTTGGAGCGGCACTGCTATCGTGTGATGGAAACTGCTATTAGATATGCTGCGAAAAACCTGGAGATCCTAATGAAGGAGTTAGCACCTTCACCGGCCGATGCCCACAGCTCGGCCAAACGTTCTCTAGAGAAGTGCATGAAGAGTGCTATCGAAAGGGCGCCGGGAGAAGAACTTTGCCGCACATACGTTTTGTTGGGTGAGCTGATTGAGGAACAAGGAGACAGCGGCGCACTATATGAACAAAGATCAGAACCTCGATCGATTCTGTATGTCTACGGCCACTACTGGCAACAATGCTGTGAAATCGCTTTGGCATACGCTTCACCGAGGCTGACTCGAACTCAAGCGTACAAGAACTTGCCCTACGAGATCAAACGAAAGTTGCGTTTGCTTAGTCCTCAAGATGCCCTAAGTCCCATTGGACCGGTGAGAAATAGAGACATCTATTCAAACCCTAGAAGCGGCCGACCCCAACTGGCTCTTCCTCAGCCGACGACGGCTGTATCTAAAGTGAGTCCCAATAAAACgatggaaattaaaaagtcaCCTACGACCAGCACATCAGCTGTGCGCACAACTAAAGCCCAAGAGCAGAGGACAAAGTTCAAcatgttaaaaaagaaattaacagAGGAGCGTGATATTAACAATCGAGGCGCTGTACCTCGTAATAACTTGTCCCCAAAGAGGCGATCCAAATCAATGGAGGcaaaaaatggaaaaactGATAAGAAAGATCCTTCGCAAGGAACATCTGCACAAATGAACTCATCGGGAAACTCCAGCCCGAATGATTCCGCAAAGGAGAAATGGTCGTCACGCAGCAATGTGGCAGGAACATCGCGACCGAAGACAGCTGATCCCACATCTGATGCGGCCAATGAAAACATGTACGCAACATACACAAAATCGTCTCGCACTAAGAAAGAACCCGGCGAAC GTACACTCCCACAAACTAAGCTGCCGACGTATAAATATTCTTCGATTTCAAATAGATATCATGACGCGACTGAAAACATGCCCGGTACATCAAACCGTCTTGACAACGTAAAAGCTTTGCCTGCTGCATCCTCGACGAACACCACATCGGTGCAGAAACACGATGAACctgcgaaaaaattaagcgCACTGTCGAAACCGCGCCCTAACAATCAACTGATAAAAGAGAAATCTGGTTCATTGAATATCCACCTTTCTGAGACGCGCATATTCTGTACTTCACCGCTTAGGGGATCATCGGCACCGCTGCACAAGGAGATAGCCGGTCCTTCGAGCCGACCTCTATCGTTCACCGTACCACCGAAATGTGACCACCAAATGAACCGTTCGGAGAAGGCAGTTGCTCTTTACAACCGACCTCCAGTAACAAAAACTCCAACTGTACATAAGGTGAGTGGATCTCTCACTAAACCGACTAAATCCAGCCGTGCTAAAGCTGTCACGAAAGTCATCAGTGATGGAAATGGAACATCGAAAGTTTCGAAGCAACCAGTGAAAGCCAACAATAGACAGGCCGCTCCTCGCACCGAGCGACCTCTGAAGAACAGGTCACGCACCTGGTCAAAAGACGAGCCTAAAGACGACGTTGACGATCAACATGCATTCCAAGATGACCATTAA
- the LOC106720042 gene encoding probable medium-chain specific acyl-CoA dehydrogenase, mitochondrial isoform X2 yields the protein MNPISKVVRSTRPIYRNLSTTSALATSRAIPTTGFCFELNDEQKALQELARKFTREEIIPVAAQYDKSGEYPWPIVKKAWEIGLMNGHIPEHCGGLDLGVFDGCMVAEELAYGCTGIMTAMEASGLGQTPVIIAGNKEQQKKYLGRLIDEPLVAAYGVTEPGAGSDVAGIKTRAEKKGDEWILNGQKMWITNGGVANWYFVLARTNPDPKCPASKAFTGFIVEREWAGVTPGRKEQNMGQRASDTRGITFEDVRIPKENVLIGEGAGFKIAMGAFDKTRPPVAAGATGLAQRALDEATRYSLERKTFGVPIAQHQAVAFILADMAIGVETARLAWQRSAWMVDHGQKNTIMASVAKCHASEIANKAASDAVQVFGGNGFNTEYPVEKLMRDAKIYQIYEGTSQIQRLIISREILTAAKQSNA from the exons ATGAATCCCATAtcaaaa GTTGTGCGTAGCACACGACCCATCTACAGGAATCTATCTACAACTTCTGCTCTTGCCACTTCAAGGGCAATTCCTACCACAGGGTTTTGTTttg AACTAAATGATGAGCAAAAGGCACTGCAGGAGCTGGCCCGTAAGTTCACCAGGGAGGAAATCATACCGGTTGCAGCTCAGTATGATAAGTCTGGTGAATATCCTTGGCCGATCGTTAAGAAGGCGTGGGAGATCGGCCTTATGAATGGACACATCCCCGAGCATTGCG GTGGCTTGGATCTGGGTGTCTTTGACGGTTGTATGGTTGCTGAAGAATTGGCGTATGGTTGCACTGGAATTATGACCGCTATGGAAGCTAGCGGTCTAGGA CAAACCCCAGTTATCATTGCTGGCAATAAGGaacaacaaaagaaatatctcGGGAGACTTATTGATGAGCCCCTTGTTGct gCGTATGGTGTAACTGAGCCAGGGGCAGGTTCCGATGTTGCTGGTATAAAGACTCGTGCAGAGAAGAAGGGCGACGAGTGGATTCTCAACGGTCAGAAGATGTGGATCACCAATGGTGGTGTCGCCAACTG GTATTTCGTTCTGGCTAGAACCAATCCAGACCCGAAGTGCCCGGCGAGTAAGGCTTTTACTGGCTTCATTGTGGAGAGGGAGTGGGCTGGAGTCACACCAGGACGCAag gAACAAAACATGGGTCAGCGCGCGTCGGATACTCGAGGCATCACTTTTGAAGATGTCCGCATTCCAAAAGAGAATGTCCTCATCGGGGAAGGCGCTGGCTTCAAGATTGCTATGGGAGCATTCGACAAAACAAGACCACCG GTGGCAGCTGGAGCTACGGGACTCGCTCAGCGTGCATTGGACGAGGCAACGCGATACTCTTTAGAGCGTAAGACATTTGGTGTTCCCATTGCTCAACATCAGGCGGTCGCGTTCATCTTAGCAGATATGGCGATCGGTGTAGAGACGGCTCGCTTGGCGTGGCAACGATCAGCTTGGATGGTCGATCATg GTCAAAAGAATACAATAATGGCATCAGTGGCGAAATGCCACGCGTCAGAGATCGCGAATAAGGCGGCATCTGACGCTGTACAAGTGTTTGGTGGAAACGGATTCAACACTGAATATCCTGTAGAAAAGCTCATGAGGGATGCCAAAATCTATCAGATTTACGAAGGCACCTCGCAAATTCAGAGACTTATCATTTCCAGGGAAATTTTGACCGCTGCCAAACAAAGCAATGCCTAG
- the LOC106720042 gene encoding probable medium-chain specific acyl-CoA dehydrogenase, mitochondrial isoform X1, giving the protein MNPISKVVRSTRPIYRNLSTTSALATSRAIPTTGFCFELNDEQKALQELARKFTREEIIPVAAQYDKSGEYPWPIVKKAWEIGLMNGHIPEHCGGMGNIGVFEECLTAEELAYGCTGITTAIGGTGLGQTPVIIAGNKEQQKKYLGRLIDEPLVAAYGVTEPGAGSDVAGIKTRAEKKGDEWILNGQKMWITNGGVANWYFVLARTNPDPKCPASKAFTGFIVEREWAGVTPGRKEQNMGQRASDTRGITFEDVRIPKENVLIGEGAGFKIAMGAFDKTRPPVAAGATGLAQRALDEATRYSLERKTFGVPIAQHQAVAFILADMAIGVETARLAWQRSAWMVDHGQKNTIMASVAKCHASEIANKAASDAVQVFGGNGFNTEYPVEKLMRDAKIYQIYEGTSQIQRLIISREILTAAKQSNA; this is encoded by the exons ATGAATCCCATAtcaaaa GTTGTGCGTAGCACACGACCCATCTACAGGAATCTATCTACAACTTCTGCTCTTGCCACTTCAAGGGCAATTCCTACCACAGGGTTTTGTTttg AACTAAATGATGAGCAAAAGGCACTGCAGGAGCTGGCCCGTAAGTTCACCAGGGAGGAAATCATACCGGTTGCAGCTCAGTATGATAAGTCTGGTGAATATCCTTGGCCGATCGTTAAGAAGGCGTGGGAGATCGGCCTTATGAATGGACACATCCCCGAGCATTGCG GGGGTATGGGGAACATTGGTGTATTTGAAGAATGTCTTACGGCAGAAGAATTAGCGTACGGCTGCACAGGCATTACTACTGCAATTGGAGGAACTGGTCTTGGA CAAACCCCAGTTATCATTGCTGGCAATAAGGaacaacaaaagaaatatctcGGGAGACTTATTGATGAGCCCCTTGTTGct gCGTATGGTGTAACTGAGCCAGGGGCAGGTTCCGATGTTGCTGGTATAAAGACTCGTGCAGAGAAGAAGGGCGACGAGTGGATTCTCAACGGTCAGAAGATGTGGATCACCAATGGTGGTGTCGCCAACTG GTATTTCGTTCTGGCTAGAACCAATCCAGACCCGAAGTGCCCGGCGAGTAAGGCTTTTACTGGCTTCATTGTGGAGAGGGAGTGGGCTGGAGTCACACCAGGACGCAag gAACAAAACATGGGTCAGCGCGCGTCGGATACTCGAGGCATCACTTTTGAAGATGTCCGCATTCCAAAAGAGAATGTCCTCATCGGGGAAGGCGCTGGCTTCAAGATTGCTATGGGAGCATTCGACAAAACAAGACCACCG GTGGCAGCTGGAGCTACGGGACTCGCTCAGCGTGCATTGGACGAGGCAACGCGATACTCTTTAGAGCGTAAGACATTTGGTGTTCCCATTGCTCAACATCAGGCGGTCGCGTTCATCTTAGCAGATATGGCGATCGGTGTAGAGACGGCTCGCTTGGCGTGGCAACGATCAGCTTGGATGGTCGATCATg GTCAAAAGAATACAATAATGGCATCAGTGGCGAAATGCCACGCGTCAGAGATCGCGAATAAGGCGGCATCTGACGCTGTACAAGTGTTTGGTGGAAACGGATTCAACACTGAATATCCTGTAGAAAAGCTCATGAGGGATGCCAAAATCTATCAGATTTACGAAGGCACCTCGCAAATTCAGAGACTTATCATTTCCAGGGAAATTTTGACCGCTGCCAAACAAAGCAATGCCTAG